From Candidatus Pedobacter colombiensis, one genomic window encodes:
- a CDS encoding DUF5000 domain-containing lipoprotein: MNMKVSRIKLISMLMCFLVAIACKETLKPEPVKKGDKPGKVSQYTSESIPGGAIITFKVPASPDLRYVKATYTLNTGLVREAKSTVYTNTILVDGFSKAGDYQITLVAVSVGEVESDPVFVKITALTPSHQAVVDDIRVNKTMYATFGGINVDYKNEMEENLVIRVLTKDEKNNWMVASTAYTKAKNGRLRLRGYPPVEREFAVYVTDRWNNKSDTLYRSLTPIYEIKFNKALFKEVNLPGDTYTPHSGASRARAMPILWSEPITSATIFHTQPISVMPQHFTFDMGVKAKLSRYIFYSDANSNAVMFGPGTPSVWELWGSNNPNPDGSFASWTKVGKFNSIKPSGLPLGQLSDADIAQCKNGEEFEVDPVAGAYRYWRWRSLENWGNLSYIYMARFTFFGSAEN, from the coding sequence ATGAACATGAAAGTATCAAGAATTAAACTAATCAGCATGTTGATGTGCTTTTTAGTAGCAATTGCCTGTAAGGAAACACTAAAACCAGAACCTGTAAAGAAAGGTGATAAACCAGGAAAAGTGAGTCAATATACATCTGAATCAATACCTGGTGGAGCAATAATCACCTTTAAGGTTCCGGCAAGTCCTGATCTTAGGTATGTTAAAGCCACTTATACCTTAAATACAGGTTTGGTGAGAGAAGCAAAATCAACTGTTTATACAAATACTATTCTGGTGGATGGTTTTTCTAAAGCCGGTGATTATCAAATTACGCTTGTTGCAGTGAGTGTTGGTGAAGTTGAATCGGACCCTGTTTTTGTTAAAATTACAGCCCTGACTCCTAGTCATCAGGCTGTAGTTGATGATATTAGGGTAAATAAGACGATGTATGCAACTTTTGGTGGGATAAATGTTGATTATAAGAATGAAATGGAGGAAAATTTGGTAATCAGGGTGCTCACTAAAGATGAGAAAAACAATTGGATGGTAGCTAGTACTGCTTATACTAAAGCGAAAAATGGAAGACTTAGATTGCGCGGCTATCCTCCCGTTGAACGGGAATTTGCTGTTTATGTAACAGATAGATGGAACAATAAATCAGATACTTTATATCGTTCGCTTACACCGATTTACGAAATAAAATTTAACAAAGCACTGTTTAAGGAGGTTAATCTGCCAGGGGATACTTATACGCCGCATTCTGGAGCTAGCAGAGCCAGAGCAATGCCTATTTTATGGTCAGAACCAATTACTTCTGCAACGATATTCCATACTCAGCCAATTAGTGTGATGCCACAGCATTTTACATTTGATATGGGGGTGAAGGCAAAACTAAGTAGGTATATCTTCTATTCAGATGCCAATTCAAACGCGGTAATGTTTGGGCCAGGAACGCCATCGGTATGGGAATTATGGGGTAGTAATAATCCGAATCCCGATGGTTCATTTGCCAGCTGGACAAAGGTAGGTAAATTTAATTCTATTAAGCCTTCAGGTTTACCACTTGGTCAGCTGAGTGATGCGGATATAGCACAATGTAAAAATGGGGAAGAGTTTGAAGTTGATCCAGTTGCAGGTGCATATCGTTACTGGCGTTGGAGATCATTAGAGAATTGGGGAAACTTAAGTTATATATATATGGCAAGGTTTACATTCTTTGGTAGCGCTGAAAATTAA